In Telopea speciosissima isolate NSW1024214 ecotype Mountain lineage chromosome 10, Tspe_v1, whole genome shotgun sequence, the DNA window AGCTCTCCTACCCTCCCATCAAAGATCACTTCACCTTGGACAAGGTGTGCTAGAAACCCGACCTGCTGGTCTTCCTCTGTATCTTGTGCATCTCCGATGGCTGCTCTCGCGTGGATCTGAAGTGCCTACTCATCGACATCAGGACTTGTGCGATGTACGGATCCCTCAATTCCCTCAGCTGGATCATGATAGAGCTCAAGCGCCACGGCAAGGACGTGACCGTGTGGGTGAGTTTTCTCAGGTGCCTTGTCCGGCGTTTTATTCCCTagatggtcatgacctttgatATAGAGGTTGGGAGAGAAGCCGGTAATCTCGTGGTGCTTCATTCGCTCTACGCCATTTCGATGTTTGAGGATTCCCGGTTTGAGGAACTACGGCATATGCACCCCTAGCCCAaagtgccccccccccctccctctgcCTCCATACCCTTTCcattcacttcccttcccttttggCCCTGCTCCCTTCAACACTGCCACCATCCTCCAACACCCTTTCCTCTCTGTTCCCTTCTTGACCTCCACCACTGTGATCTGTACCCCTCCCCTGAAATTCCCAACATTGTGAATTGTCGGGGTTTTTTGCCATTGCTGGCAATTGACCTCTTTTGGTGAGATCCATTTGGATGCTGTCTTTGAGGTTTCAGGCTTGGGTTTCCATCTGATCATAAACGTGGGACAACCGGAGGGGATTTTTCTATTCTGTTTATGTGTTTCTTTGCAGGTAATGCCAATTTTGGCGCCGATGGCACCGCGGTGAATGGCGGCTCGTTTGATCCACCAGCCGTTCAGTCTTCACCTACCACCCTCTATCTTCGGGTGACGTTCCACTCGCCGATCCAGCAAATCCTTGAAGATCTGTTCGAAATTAGGCTGTGGCAGCATCTTTGGTGGTCTTCTTGCCATCAACCTAATTTCCACTTGCCGATCATTTAGACTTTTGCCTATCTGGCGTGTCTATTTGAATGTAGGCTGTGGCAGTTTGTCGGCGCAGGTGAGAAGTGCGGATTGCTTCTTTTTCAGCATATATGAGGATCCCTTTCTTGGCACGTTAGTGCATGAGCTTAATTGTAGCTGTATTTATAGCTTGATCTCTAGGGTAGTGTCTGTGAACCAACCCCTAGTCaggatgacccagtcaatggcaAGTGAGACTgggtcaatttccactccttggttttggatactatatatccataccttgtgtttatctTGCTATCTATCACTGCTATGTGTTTTGTTATCTTTTGTTTGGCGTTGGActcgcatgaatgaatagcctttttttctaccaaaaaaaaaagttcattaGTGAATTACCCATTAAGACCATGATGAAACTGTGTTTAAATTTGTGACTTGACAAGTGGAAGACTACATTACTGAATTCCACACTTGTTAGAGTGCCTCAAACGAGTACACAAAACACCAGAGAATTCACTACAGGAGTTTCTTCATCCATTAACCATGAAATTATTGGAACCCATTTATTGGTCAAGTTAAAGAACGTATAACAATTAATCAAGATTAAATATTAGTAAGCATGAAATTATTAGAATCCATTTAATAAATGACCGGTTTAATAACCGTTTAGAATTAAACAGGCCCATAGCCCGGTTAAGGCCCGATTCTAAGAACTAGATTATAACCCGAGATCGACTGAGCCCGTCCAAGCCCAGCCCGATTAGCTAAACAGGCGGTCACGGTGCAAGGCTTGAGATTGAAAGCCCAATTAGATCCAATCGAGACTGACTGAACCCGatcagttgacacccctactagaCCCCTTCGAATACTAAAACATTGTGCTCAAATCACAATTAAAATACCTAAAACAAATGGAATTTGAGACACTCAAAATAAGAGTAGAGCCACATTTCAATCCTCACAAAATAGACTTGTGATTGTAACCCACCATCACACAAATGATTTGGGAGAACTTCATAGAGAAAAATAAGACTTATAGAGAAGACATGAAAATACAAAGTCTCTCAAATGAAGAGACAATGATGCTCAAGAAGTTGAAGTTGAAGTGATAGAGTCCCAAAGATGAAGAGACAAAGTCAAACATGTTTCTAGACAAGACGATTGTACCTAGTAAATACGTGAAAGGTCATGTGAGAATTTTGAAAGATAGACATACGAAGAGTCAAGAGAAAGTGAAAAAATAAACacatgaagaaaaaataaacacaTGAAATATGAAAAGTCACTAGATGAAAGGATAGACACCATAATTAATAAGGTGTTTTGAATCTTTCAAGTTTTAAAATATTCATTAAGGGAAAAGGTAGGACACACTGTCGATGTACCATAAGCTAGCTCCcattgtgtctatctttctctcccccctttgaaatgatcctTTTGCCCCTCTTGTATGATACCCCATCCTACTCCCCAATTGGTGTTGCCCGCTATTTTACCATACACGGATGGTGTGTCTATCGCTCTCACATTCATTTTAAAACTAACAACCACGCTGCCCCTCCTGTATGATACCCATCCTACACCCCAATTGGTGCAGCTTGTAGCTAGCTTATGCACACGGGCAATGTGCCTATTCCTCTCCCTAGCTTGAAAATCTATTTAATACTTAATTTTCTAACAACATCAATGTTCTAACCCATCAAATTGCATACCTCTTAGTCCTCTCTCATAAGAAAATAGATCAATTTTGAATTTATGATCCACGCTTTGAGTCCACATTTTGTCACATTACATTTTTTGTAGAGATGGTTTTCTGAGCAAGCGGGGCagcctatgccctctcacataaatttttatattcttattttttcctaaaaaaaattaataaaaaagaatgtGAGTAGACAGACTACTGCTAAAAGAGACttttttttacataaaatataggatcgagtttcccttcacccatgacaaaggaggaatttcttCATCAATGTATGTCAGCGCCTTGGGATGGGAATCAAGGTGTAATGAAGACCCTAGGATGGTAGGTAAACTCTCTTCCTCTAGCGGCAAAAAACGTTCCTATTATACATGTTCAATGATCTCAAAAGAATACAAATGAACTCCCCAAAGGAGgctgaaagaaaagaaaaaaagagaaagaataatAAACAACCACCAGCTCTAGTGGTAGTTCTACGAATACTACGAATACAACTTGATAGGAAGATCCCAAAAGATAACAATATGCCTATTTTTGGGGTACGTAAATATGAACCAATATGAAGATCAAGTTTGTCTCTAATGTCAAAGGGGTCTTTATCCCCTACAATTCCCTGCCCGTCCATTTCCagcaattcctctcatagggggcaaaaatgaccaccctacccctgcccgaacatacttcccgggtgggatccacccccctaTTAGAGAGACTTGAGGAAATGGACCAGACAGAGGTAGTATCCTAGATCTACTGATAAGATCTAGACATTGTGATTCATCTTCTCAAGTTTCTCTCTATTACATTAGTTGAGCTAgtggtgcaagtttggcccaatGAATCCAAAAATATCAGGTCATAGACTGGGATCTCTAGGCTTGGGGTCGGGCTAGGCCAGGCTTGgactgggtttgggttttcaaacAACTGGCCAAGCCCAGCTAGGCCCGATTGCACCTGTATATTGACCTAGTAGAGCCTCTTGCTATTCGAAAAAAGTCCAGATGGATTCATCAACACGAGCATGACTGATGTGATACTAATCTGATCTTGGTGTTAGTGGTGCTATCTACAGAGATAGGAGCTCTGATATCTTTACAAATTTAGTGGGAGGTTGAAGATGTCCACCACATCCGATAACTGGATGTCAAGCATCCGATGGGGGAGGGAGAGTCGAATAGTGACCTCTTCCATGACTTAGGGCAACGCTCAACTGCGATTAGCAGCCACCACCACGTCAAGAGGCACTTCGCACTTAAATGATCCACATCATGTTATACTTATAGAGTAGTTGTCTTCTGAGCTTTATGTGTTTGTGGGCTTTTCAAAAGCCCAATTTCTTGCAATCCATGCTACAGTCAAAGGTCCGTCAAATTTGTTCGGGATATATATAATCTTGGGTGATTAATCCATCAAGGCTTCCATGGGTAGGCCAACCACTAGAAATTTTACCAAGATGTTATTACCTTGATAAGATGCATGTGAAATATTAGGAAGTCGTTACTAAAAGACATGCATTTAatatgagcaaatttttacacaaaatcatcatgcattattagcatgaaatttgtttttattactCATTGCACTTAAATATTTACAATAcattgtttctttattttttccacTTTTCATTTCTTCACTTGAAAAAGTATTAATTATGATGATGAAATTTCATATGATAAGACTAAGACATTGGAGTAAACCAATTATAGGAATTTATTTAGTAAGTGTATATTTGCAATAGACCTTTTAAATGACTTATTTTCTGAAACCACTCAATGATATCtcattcatttttattttttcagtgCTAAGTTGAGATCTTCGCGTTACAAGAGATATTTCAAGAAGCTACATAAAAGGTTTCATATCTTATCTGATGCAAGTGGAGTTATTAACCTTTTTAAACTAAATTAAGACCAAATTCATGTTGATTGCGACATTGGTTTAATTGTTTTTGATTGCTACAACCTGTGAGGTGGTGGAGATGATGGTTGCTGAGGTTGGGAGCCGCTAACAGAGTTACCACTAGAACCACAGTAACTTGAGGTGCCACAGTTATTCGCATTTCTAGAACTACGATAACTAGAATTGCCATTACGATCGTAGCCAGAGTTGCCTTGATAGCCAAAGGTGCCATGATTCTGGGACCAATTCGATGATCGACGGTAATTTCCAGATCGAGATCTAAAAGATCCACTTGATCGATCAGAATTGCGTCGAGAAGTAGTGACATTCGCCGTTAGAATACCATTGACAGTCGCCGTTGCCGAAGAGGAAAGATATAGTTCTTGGCTCAAGAGCAGACCAGAAACATCCAAAAAGGAGATCGGCTCCACACGAAGGTGAATGGAAGTTGCAAAGTCACGATAATCTTCGCCAAGACCACGAAGAACTACCAGGACAAGATCTTCTTCAGCGATAGGGTTGTTGATCGCTAATAGCGCATTGGCCAGAGATCGAGCAACAAGAAGGAACTCCACCACCATTGACAAGCCTTTCTGCAACCTAAAAAGACGATCCTTGAGATCCATAACCCTGGACCATGAGGATGGAGCATAGACACGACTCAAGGTCTACCAAGTCTTCGATGAAGATCTTGCACAGATCGCATGGGGCAAGGTTTCCTTAGACAGGGAAGAGATCAGCCAAGAAAGGATCAACTGATCTTAGCGCTCCCATAGATCCGACAGAGAAGGATCATTTGAGGCCGACGGTTGAGGGAAAGATCCATCAACATAGCCAAGAAGATTATGGCCATGAAGTAAGGGAAGGAACTGAGCTCGCCAAAGGAGGAAGTTCGTCGCTGAAAGCTTCAGCGAAAGAGAAGGTTGGGCATTGAACGAAACcagagaagaagcagaggaGTCTGGGACGGAACCCATCGGAAAAAAAGCAAAAGGTCtcggaaagaaaagaaaaggtctCGTGAGAGACCAAGCTTGATACCATGTTGTGTTTAACAATTTCCACACATTCTTTATTAGATTCAatcatatatataatacaaGAGATGAAGCTTCTAGAGCCATCTTGATAGTGACACATAACCGCTATAtaggttcatcatagatatcTACAGTATATCAAAGGTGTAaaccgtgtgtgtgtgtgtcactTCTCCTTAACACTATCTGCATACCACATGctgaaaatggtatcatccacatgagACCTACACGTGTCAGAGTATTATTAGAAAATGTGGACCCCCCACATCTCAATATGTGAGAGTGCATACTCTCAAATCTACACTCCAACACATGGATTTAGTGATGTTAGATTTCTAAATCAGGGAGAACCTTTTTGTATAGCTGTAGCTTCTAACTTGGCCCGTCATGCACAGGCCAAGAATACTGTGTATACATCTTTATATTAAGTtagtatttctttttttatcaccaaaaaaaaaaaaaaatgacacagGGATTTAGTAATTGGTTTCGGACATGATATTGGTCTGGTTGATACCGATCCAAATCAGCTTGTATCGGCCTTGGATCAGGTTGGAGTTAGGAAAaggtactttttttttggttcagcaCTATCATGGTTTTAAGATTCGAGATCAACCTATATTGGACTCGTATCGGTTAGTATCAGTccgtattttttgaaaaaaatttaaccAAATTGGATCGGATTGGATCGACTGATCCAGATTGGTAACCGATCCAAATACTGATACGGATTTCCTGACTAGGATCAGCCAAGAATCGGCTGATACcgatccaattccaattcctcCTTCCATGCTCTGACAGCGTGCACTTCTTTTTCcttataatttaattattttaagtgTAATAACATTATAAAATAGATAGGTAAATTAGATTACTCTTAAGTGCTATTTTAAGTATAGGAGTTAGACTCTATAGGTTGAATTGCCAAGAAGATGTGACAGAAGAATATCCATCCGGTTGAATATAAATGTCTCCCCATGCATAGCCTATGAGACCTGATTAATTAAACGATTCGGTAATATGGTGCAGGGccttaaattggtggggaccGATAAGGCCTGACTGGGACCAACCGGCTAACACTCCTACCAGTTATGTGGCAAAATAGAATGTTGAATATCCAAGGTTATACAGGAACAGTACATAGTAGTGGTCAGAGTATTGTTGATATGGCATGCATGTCAATGCATAaaaaggtatttgattgaattagactatAAAATTTTCCACTTGGATATTCTAAACTATGATCTCTCCATTCAATTGTCATAATAGCCATCTCATCTATCTTTGTGGCAAAAGAAATAGTTGGTGTGGAATGGATAGATCGGTGTTAAGTTGATCAGGCTAATCTATCATTaaaagagttgattaagctaaTTTGGCTATGAACAAACTATAAACAGTCCATAAACAAGTTAATTAAGCAATAAACAGTCGGTCCTAGTCAGGTACCCATCACTACAACGAAGCACTTGGAATGCCCAATAATAATCAATCTGGGCCCGATACTAGACTAGTTACTAATCAGTCAGTTCGGATTCGGGCTTGTTGGTTTTCCATTAGATCTGGAGCTTTTGACGTATACTTAACAACATGATATGGAGAGCATATACATGAATTTAAAATTAACTAACCAACAAAATATGCAAATTTAAATAGAaacctaaattatatataattgTAAAAATAAATTTACTAATTAAGAATCTCAACAAACTAACCCCATGCATGTATTGCGTACATATAACCACCCCTAACTCTtggtggtgtttttttttttgggtaatttacacataccacccctgaggtttgacaaaaggataattttaccccccagttttgaaaaattctgcgtacccccctgaggtttgcaaacagtaacaaataagcccattccgtcagttcatgactaacagtgttaaaaataagaggtgaactaacaaaattacccttgcaaaaaaagaaaaaaaaaaaaaaaacctgcaactcatcttccccaaatctattggggaagatgagttgcaggtttcaaaaccctttcaacccttaaggaatttagggtttcaaattgggaaaaaatcccaaatcaaaacccttttgtgCACCGGAGATACTCCAGGCAAGAGAAAGGCCATGGAGTCCTCCACCACTCCCCACCGACCAGCGAGTACCGAGTCTGTTGACAAGTGCACAACTTGTTCTTCGTCTGGCAGTTTTAGGGGAAATAGAAAGACTACCTTgcaattttgacttttgagGAATTATTAAAAGCAGAGTACACAGAGGCAGAGTGATAGCCTCACAACCCTAGAAAGAATCAATTGACTAAATCAAATGTTTTCGGAAATTGGATTGGCTACTCAGTACTAATCTCTAATGAAATGGACCCAAATATTGAAATCCATTTATCAGAATCAAAGAACGAAAATAATGGTGAttgaattgatttgattttggttaCAAACATTGAAATGCTTACAGTGTAAATGCCAAATCTTTTCTCCTAGGTTGACCTCTGCTTAGAGTGTAAAGGCTCATCAGGTCAAAGTCTTTAATGTCAAATTGATATGCTCTGCGATTGCCATTTGCCATTATCATTCCCACTCTTTCAATCTTTATTTTATAGTTTAAAAGCGTGTCTTGGCCTCAACTCGGAgacttccaagttccaatcaCGAGCTGCCATGTCTTCACTTCTGCAACAACAACTTCTGCGGTATAGTGATTCTCTCCCTTTCCATTGCTgggtttgatttaattttggtctcaaaatattgataattgtttgggttttgatgataacaggCTGAAACCTTGAAAGGACAACAACAATCATGGtgcaaaagggttttgatttgggattttttcccaatttgaaaccctaaaatccttaagggttgaaagggttttgaaacatgtaactcatcttccccaatctgcaggttttttttctttttttgcaagggtaattttgtcagttcacctcttatttttaacactgttagtcatgaacaaacggaatgggcttatttgttactgtttgcaaacctcagggaggtccgtagaatttttcaaaactggagggtaaaattatcctttcgtcaaacctcaggggtggtatgtgtaaattaccctctTTTATTTGTACAAAGAAAGTTATTAGAACATGCAACAACTCAAGGTGTTGAGAGCAAACTTAACTCTCGCAACCAAGGAATAGAAATAAGCCAAACCGTCGTGCATGTAATCGACAAGACCATCCAGATCAGGGAGTCAGCCACAGTGTTAATCTCCCTTGAAATACAACAAAAGTAACCTAAATAAACAAGATAATGCTAATAACCTAAATAATCTTTCTAAGTAACCATCTACTTATGGTTAGATTGAATATTGACTTGAACTGGTAAAAAGAGCTCTTCATCTCCAACCACAATCATGTGCTTCCCGGATGGCAAAACCTTATAAGCTGTCTTGTCCACCAGCATCAAGCTCTTGCAGCCATTAAATGTAAAATTCAAGGTCTTGCTCTCCCCAGCTTTCAAGAACACCCTTTGGAACCCAATAACCTGTTTGATATGAGTTTCCATGATACCTTCCGGAGGCTTTGAGTAGACGATGACAGCTTCAGATCCATCCATCTTTCCCACATTTTTAACTAGAACATCAACCTCAAATTCCAACATTCTGCCACAATTGATGTCATCAACCACAACTGCTGGGCAAGGAGGCCTAGCGGCGCCGTCCTCATAAGCGAGATCACGGCAATGTTGGAGTCTTCCCAGTTTCAGGTGAAGTGCTTTACCAGAAGATACCATTGAGTATTGAAATTCGGTGTAGCTAAGACCATATCCAAAAGGATAAAGGGCTTCACCTTTGAAGAACTTATAAGTCCTTCCAGGGTACCCAAATTCAGGAACCGGCCTTAGGGACATGGAATTCATGGGCAATTTCTCTATGTAGTCATTAGTGTACCATGTAACTGGCAACTTTCCACCTATCAAACACAtaagaaacaacaacaaaaatttaataaaattaatcATCAATTAGCCATCAAAACAAGGCAATAATTAAGAAGAATTAATTAGGCTTGATATAATTACTTGGATTGTGGTTTCCAAAGACAACATCAGCAATAGCACGACCACCTTCCTCACCAGGATAACCAACCCAAAGAATGCTTTGGATTTTAGGGTTATTCTTAGCAAAAGAAATATCAATACAACCTCCAGACATGACAACAAGAATGACTGGTCGACCCTTAGCAGCATTGGAGACCTGATTGATTAAATCAGTTTGTTGACCTGGAAGTTTGAGATCATCTCTATCAAATTCCTCtctctcaaaccctaaatccaagcCAGCAACAATGATGGTAGCATCTGCATTATTTGCTGCCTCCACAGCTGCAGGAAAGTCATCTGTCTTTGTACATGGAGTTCCATCTCCACATGATTTTACAAAAATCACATTTCCATATTTAGAGAATCCATCTTTAGGAGAAGTGTACTTGCATGGAATACCTAATTaataagatttaaaaaaatcaaattattattgttttgctaaaggtcagcaaagatttaaaatgaaaattaaagaaaaagagataacAAATGTTTAACGTTCAGGCGTACCCAGACAAATACAAGAACACAAGAAGAGGAATTGATTTCGAAACtatcaaagagaaagagagagagagtgagagagagtcTAATACCTGCATAGTTTCCAATCATGGTATCAGTGACATTACCATTAGGTCCTACCACTGCAATGTTCTTAACTGTGGAAGAACTCAAAGGCAAAGTTTGATTGTCATTCTTAAGCATAACAATTCCTTGCCTGGCAGCATCAGCAGCTAACTCAATGTGTTCATCAGAACAAATATCCTTCTTTCCAAGAGATTCCAGAGAAGGGATTCCATCAAAGAATCCAAGTCTCATGAGCACAACATAGTTGTTCTTCAAAGCCCTATCAATGTCTCGTTCTTTGATTCTCCCATTCATCGTTGCATTCTCACCATACCTTTGGAAGTACCATCCACATTCCAAATCCAAACCTGAATTTACAGGCAAATTAAGGAGTAAGCATTTGCCAACTAGTTATAGACATTTtttgaaaccaaactgaaatcatagttggaaaataaggttttctgactcgactcgTCTTTCAGAAAAACTTGGTGACTCAGTCTTGTCAAACCCAGTCAAAGcgagtcatgttttttttaatttttaatacaataaatatatataaattagtaaaataatcagaaaaatacaatgaacaagagaagggaatcGACGAGTTCGAGTCTGATTTGATTTATGACCCAATCATGTCATTTTTTATCTTGACCTAGTCTACACTCTTGAtcaggttttcaaaaattttgactcaactcGGACAACTGGCCTGAATCGCTAACTATGAATCTAAAATATTAACATtgaataaattattaaataaacaaaaaaataaagagataaCCATTTATGATaaacccattaattaatattttataaatCAATAAATATTAAACACTTTATTAATCAATTTGATAGAGACAACACATCCAACAATACCTGCATTGAGTGATTGTGCAATAACATCTTCATTTGAATCATTAAGCCATTTTTGTCTATGAACTATTACATCCATTGAACAGCAATCAGATGTAATGTAGCTGTAACCCACAAATCattaaaagaatgaaaaaaaaaaaaaaaaaagaaatgtgagCAATTAGCAATAATAAATGTCAAAGGAGATGAAGAGACccaattaaagaaagaaaaaaaaattaatgtgaGTACTGAGTAGTAATTAATTAGAAAAATATTTATTACCCATTAAGACCCCATTCTCCTCTAATAGTCTCTCCCAAGAGTTTTGGGTCACTGCAAGTTGGGATACCATTGACATTGTTAAAAGAACACATAACACTAACAACATCTCCTTCTCGAATACACATCTCAAAAGGACGATTAAATGTCTCTACCATATCTCTCTCAGTAACCTTcaaaaaaccaacatataattaataaataaatggatTATTATTATATCAAATTCTAGCTAACTTAttaattttgtaattaattaagggaatttaattaattatacctTGGCATCAAAACTATGGCGATCAATATCATGCCACTTATCAATATCATAAGCAGTGTAATGCTTGCAACATCCACCAATCTTAAGAGGCCTTGAGTTTGGATTCCGTACATGAACAAATCCCTCAATATCCTGCAACCCTCGAACGAAATTAATCGAATAAGTTCCAATGACGAAAGGATCTTCACCCGGGGTTTCTAAGGTTCTTCCCCATCTAGGATCCCTAACCACATTAATGTTTGGGCTCCAAAAGGTCAATCCAGCGGTTCCAAGATTATACATAGCTCTGGCCTCCGTCGATGAAACCTgcaataattaataattaattaattaattctccAATAAATTTACCATAATTAAATTTATATATGGCTACCTGGCCTATAAGCTTCCATAGAGATTCGTTGAAGGTGGCAGCAGTGAGTATAACATTAGGGAAACTTGTGGCACCAGGAACTTCTTTAGTGAATTTAGTACCAAACCCTGTAGTTGCAACTCCATGAAGGATCTCAGACCACCACTCGTAAGGGGGAAGCCCAAGTCTGAAAACCCCAGTTGAATTATCTCCCATTTGATTCATTTTCTCTGCCAATGTCATCCGATCGATCAAATCTTTGGCTCTGATTTCATATCGAAGCAATTTATCACAGAAATGGAAGTCTGACATGTCCAACCCTTGATCTGCAAATCTTTGAGGGTCACATACGTGAGTGTACTTCCTAGTTGCAGAAGAAGCATTACTGCTGGAAATTTCAGAAGCAGATgtaagagtgaagaagaacaaaacaaaaaaagatactAAAGCTGTGAGATTCGCCATCATGAGGCCAGAAAACTTCAAAAAAGTAAACtcaggaaagaaagagaggagtaCTGGTGGGAGAAAGGAGCAGGAAACACTATTTATAAGTTGTAAATATCAGCTGAATATAGCTCAGCCATACATGGCAGGCTATATTCGGCTGATAATAACGGGTCACGTGGGGAGGAGACGTAGGCTGATAATAACGGGTCAGCAGGGGAGGagactggagagagagagagaaagagaaacacgTGTAGTCGAGTAGTTTCAGAGGAGactggagagagagaaaaacatgtctatattctctctctctctctcgttatcAACTGGATCGGTATCCTCACATCAGATATCCATGTGATATCAAACTCCAACATATTTTGACATCAACGAAAACTGTGAAGCTGTGCACTTGTTTAAGTTAATCTGTGACATGACCACCTATAATTGGTTGACATGTAGCGTAAGGCCCAGTCAAAGTGGAGTTTGGATCCACTCCAACGACATTGAAGagaaatcctctccaatgacctTCTCCTAACGTGATTGAATTCAAATGGGTAATTAAGATTAGGGCAAGAGacctctacttggtcgcatgatcTATTCACAAGCGTCTGGACCAATGGATGAACACGTCTGAGTATCTACCTAGGGGCAGCGATGTCATTT includes these proteins:
- the LOC122643633 gene encoding beta-xylosidase/alpha-L-arabinofuranosidase 2-like translates to MANLTALVSFFVLFFFTLTSASEISSSNASSATRKYTHVCDPQRFADQGLDMSDFHFCDKLLRYEIRAKDLIDRMTLAEKMNQMGDNSTGVFRLGLPPYEWWSEILHGVATTGFGTKFTKEVPGATSFPNVILTAATFNESLWKLIGQVSSTEARAMYNLGTAGLTFWSPNINVVRDPRWGRTLETPGEDPFVIGTYSINFVRGLQDIEGFVHVRNPNSRPLKIGGCCKHYTAYDIDKWHDIDRHSFDAKVTERDMVETFNRPFEMCIREGDVVSVMCSFNNVNGIPTCSDPKLLGETIRGEWGLNGYITSDCCSMDVIVHRQKWLNDSNEDVIAQSLNAGLDLECGWYFQRYGENATMNGRIKERDIDRALKNNYVVLMRLGFFDGIPSLESLGKKDICSDEHIELAADAARQGIVMLKNDNQTLPLSSSTVKNIAVVGPNGNVTDTMIGNYAGIPCKYTSPKDGFSKYGNVIFVKSCGDGTPCTKTDDFPAAVEAANNADATIIVAGLDLGFEREEFDRDDLKLPGQQTDLINQVSNAAKGRPVILVVMSGGCIDISFAKNNPKIQSILWVGYPGEEGGRAIADVVFGNHNPSGKLPVTWYTNDYIEKLPMNSMSLRPVPEFGYPGRTYKFFKGEALYPFGYGLSYTEFQYSMVSSGKALHLKLGRLQHCRDLAYEDGAARPPCPAVVVDDINCGRMLEFEVDVLVKNVGKMDGSEAVIVYSKPPEGIMETHIKQVIGFQRVFLKAGESKTLNFTFNGCKSLMLVDKTAYKVLPSGKHMIVVGDEELFLPVQVNIQSNHK